CTTGGCAGCCCCTAATTTTCTCTGATAGTTTGAGCAGCCAATAGTCATAAAGAATGCAGTCCTGGGTGGGGTGAGTGGTGACAAGGGAGGGGCTTGTACCTGGTTATGAAGTTGACTCTATAGATCTGATTTTCCTGTAACATTACCCTGGTTAGGTGTCCCCATTAGCAATGTTCCTCTGGTGTCACAGCCTTTTGTACATTACCTTGGGGTAGGGGTCCCTGGCATTGCCCCCCCTCTTCTCATTGGTTAATTTCTGcctctatcccccccccccaggatgAGTGTGGACTCCCTCGTGGCTCAGTACCAGGATTGGCTCCTTAATGCCTCCTCTCAGGGAGATGTGGCCCCATGCAGTGACACCAAGCTGATGGACATGGTAAGGCGGAGTATCCTGGAGGAGCCGGACCTGCACATCGCCCTCCACAATGACGCCTTCTTATTGATCGCCAGCGGCTTCCGCGACCAATCAGATCTTCTCTCTGCCCTGAGTCGTATGGCCAATGCCTTCCAGACCCTGGAGGAGGCAGCGCTCCGTCTATATATCACTCCATGGAGGAAAGAGTTCCACACCATCAAGGTGAGATCACCTACCGGTCTACACCCCGGTAATCTGATTGGCTGGTTTGGGTACAATCAGGTTTCTTGTTTACTAGATTGAATTTTGGTTGCGGTTTTTCTATTATTCCCTTTTTGCCATGTGTGGGCCCATGACCCATATTACAGTTTACCGGGCAGAGGATATCGATATCCTCTCTtaattataaatacaccccatagggcgaaaagacaaacataaaatacacccATCCCCAAATCACACTTATTTAGGATTTTCCTGGGGTCATGTGACCTATCATATCCTTATATGGGTATGTTGACCTGCTGATGTCAGTGATGGGAACTCCCCTTACTTTGGGGGTTTTCCTCTTCAAAGCTGTTGTGtatctaggacaggaagtgaaggaaaatctcccagACAGAATGTCATCATTAAATTGGAGTTTATTTTTCCTAACTTTGCCCCCACTAGTTTTTTTTGGATAATTTGATATCACCTGACCCCTATGGCAGTACATTAAATCTCCGTTGTCTCTCTACAGACCTATTCAGGCCATTATGTTCACATCTTGGAGCCGGCGTTCACTCAACATGGAGTTTTTCAGGCCCTCAGCAAACTGGGGTACGAACCCCAGGAGGGCGGTACTTGCCTATCTTTGAAGGTTCCACTTTCGGCTCAATCACTGTGTACGGCAGCCCTGGGGTTCTTGGCTGCACAGATGGAGTGCCGCATACTGGCTGACATTGCCCTGTGCTCCGGCCCAGAGCTGGTGAACGGAGCTGACTTGATCCAGGAGAGGAAGACCTGGAGAGGAGAAGCTGCGTGTATGGAGAGGCTGCAGAAACTGATCCAGGAAGGAAGCCGGGTCTCCAAATGTCCTCCAAGTTTGAGAGTTTATAGGTGCAACGATGTGAACGGATTTGGTGAATTGTACAGACCCAAATTCTGTGATTGGTGCCACGAAACCTGGGATCAGCACGTGTATGGGAGGTGTAGAGATAAAAGGGAGCAGCTCGTGTCCCTTAAGACACCGGAGGATCTCCTCCCGCATGGCAAGCACTTGTTACACAGGACACAGAGTGAATGTGGCATGCATGACTGTGTGTACACCGATAATTCTTTGGAGCAGCGCTGTGCTGAGTGTCAGCTCTTCCATAGCTCTTCCTGCCCAGTTTTATCAAAATGTAAGAGCTCCGGCCATATGGTCACTCAGCTGACTCCGACCAAGAAGCAGGAAGCCATGATAGAGGAACAGGGCAGGAAATACAAGCTGCACATCTGCTTGCAGCCAGGACAGTTGCCCCATTACCGCTGTTCTCAGTGCAGGGAACTTCATTACATAAATTGCAAGCAGCTGGAGCGGTGCCGAAGCCAAAACCACAGTGCCAAAATGATCATGTTGGAGAAGGACCAGCAGCTGTGGCTACGTCGGAGTCTTATGGACCTGACCCAGCTGTGTGTAGACAAAGCCAAAGAGCGGGGAAGTGCAGTCTGATTCCCATTTGTGGCCAGGGGGGGGTTTTATCACACAAGGGCATTTCTCTATATCAGGATGCCAACTGTCAATGCCAGCCTGtcatgaagggggggggggacccaaACCTGCTGCTAGTATGAGATGCTTCCAGGTACTCACAACAGCACCCAAAATCCTATCTCGGGCCACTCTGACACTTCTGGGTTGTGTTGCACATTTCTGTTGGTCTGTTTTTATATTAGGCATCCTTACTAGCCAATAGGAATGTGTGGAAGCTGAAAAATAGTTCTATCTGGAAGTGTTTAAAACATAACAATGCCACAATGTCCACAAAAGTTTTTTCCCTCTCCTCCTAtcctaatgacagggtctctttgaaGGTGCAACCATTTAAGCTGTGGTcctcatccagcttcactgattaccATCTTGTTCTGCTGGAGCATTCAGCTCAGCTTCACCCCTGTCTTTGCAGTGAAGCTTCATCCCAGGATCTCCTTGCAAGCGGAGGAGCCGCATGAACCCGCTGTCCTCAGAGTCAGGTCCTTACACTCTGGTAACACCGGACTGAAATCTAGATGGGGAAATCTGCACTGGCTACAAGGAAGGGGTTTTTCCAACTACATGTCGGAAGTGTAAACTCATTAAATGGTGCCAATATTTCTCTCTGGTTTTATTTGTGCAAATTATTGTATTTGAATTGAAGATTAGCTCTGTGTTAACCCTTTCATATCCTGATAACTCTGTGTGCAATCTGCTTATTAGGGAACTTGGTAGCAGTGATCCAACTTGTAATGccaattcaaacaaaaaaaaaaagtaaaccgaGTTCCTTGGTAATGGCAACAACCATAAAGTTGTTATCAGAACTTCTAATTTGCATATGTGTTCCTGGTCAGCAGTTCAGGGTGTTAAAACCacagcagtattctccccagatattttaaaagctgggtgggaagaagctgtaggtgggtagcagccgCTGTAATGTGACCCAATGTTCAGTAagcacccagaaacagccgggtggtgccaGGCTGATCTTGTACCAGGGGGAACACTGCACAGGATCAGAGTGACAAACAGACATCTATTGCATTCAGATAGAtcatgaatatttacatttaaagctgaacaccaggaaGAAATTAAAACTGTTCTTGGAGTGGGGATCTCCCTGCACCGTGGAGATAGAagagagaggaggaagagagagaaggtAAGCAgtagtgctttttttcttttgctctagATCAGTGTTACTCAACCTTAACATAAagaggggaacccttgaaataactttcaggtcttcaaggaacctcttttataattactatatacacaagaatacattagcatggtggtcagaatgtcatccttacagatagccaaaaagatcattggtatctgttaaactgacacAAGAGGCACAAAAAaatcaaggaacctctagcaacctctggaggaaccctgggtgagaaacactgctctgaaCCCAAACAGCATTTAACCCTGGTAGTGTGGGGGAAGTCCCCAGTGTTGGAATTCATCTTTAAAGGAATTATTCATTAAATGTGTGGCATGCGATTGCCCTCCTTCTTTTGAAGGCAATAGATGCTTGttattgggtttttttcagctttagacTAACAATTCTTTCTCTACCATGTTGGTATTCATTCAATTAATGATTTCCTTCAACACCTAGAAACTTAGTGACATCATTATAAAGTTTGAATATATCTTTGTTTGGATGCTTTAATGTTGCTGCGTCATATGAATACATGACTTTTTAACACTATTTTATTCATATGGAGTGTTGAATCCTTTAGTGAATGGGCCCTTTGGTACAAGTTGTCTTTTTAGGCACAAGACATGCCACTCCCCAGTGCAGCCCATCTGGTCTTGAACTTCACTTTTCTTCAGAAAGATTCACCACCAGGTCTTACTTATCCTGCTCATGTTTGCTGCAGCCAAATAATCCCTATGGGGAATAATGTACTCTGCAGGACTGCTGGA
The genomic region above belongs to Pyxicephalus adspersus chromosome 9, UCB_Pads_2.0, whole genome shotgun sequence and contains:
- the SPATA2L gene encoding spermatogenesis-associated protein 2-like protein yields the protein MSVDSLVAQYQDWLLNASSQGDVAPCSDTKLMDMVRRSILEEPDLHIALHNDAFLLIASGFRDQSDLLSALSRMANAFQTLEEAALRLYITPWRKEFHTIKTYSGHYVHILEPAFTQHGVFQALSKLGYEPQEGGTCLSLKVPLSAQSLCTAALGFLAAQMECRILADIALCSGPELVNGADLIQERKTWRGEAACMERLQKLIQEGSRVSKCPPSLRVYRCNDVNGFGELYRPKFCDWCHETWDQHVYGRCRDKREQLVSLKTPEDLLPHGKHLLHRTQSECGMHDCVYTDNSLEQRCAECQLFHSSSCPVLSKCKSSGHMVTQLTPTKKQEAMIEEQGRKYKLHICLQPGQLPHYRCSQCRELHYINCKQLERCRSQNHSAKMIMLEKDQQLWLRRSLMDLTQLCVDKAKERGSAV